DNA sequence from the Simiduia curdlanivorans genome:
CCATCGACAAACTTATCGCGCGCCTGTATCGAGCCACGGCAGATGTGCCCGCCGCAAAATTCAGAGCTTGGGCGCTGGAAGCTGTGCGCTCCGAGTTGCCGTTTGATGCGGCAATTTGGGCAACGGGGCATCATTCCACACTAAAATTTCACACCAAAACCTGTCTCGATGTGGATGCCAATATTCTCGACGACTTACTTGCCTGGCGAGACATCAACCCCATAGGCCATTACTTTTTTGTCGATAAAATGCAGGCTGGTGCAAACTTGGACCTGTCTGGCTTAAATTCGCGCTTTGGCCAAGCCGTTACCATGGCTGAGCTGGTTAGTGACGAGGTTTTTTACAAGTCGCCACTCTACACAAGGTGCTTTAAACCGAGATCCATCGAACGCATATTAAGTTCACTGCACTTACACGAACGCAGCGGAACATTTTCCTTATTGAGCCTGTATCGATTCGATCGCGACCACCCATTCAGCGACGCGGAAAAAGCACTACAACAACAATTACTTTTCCACCTGCTAGAAAGCGAACGCCACGCCTTTTATCTGCGCCTGCAATCGCTTCAACCCCAGCCGGGCGAGTGTTTCGCGCTCACCGACTCAGAGGGAATTTACTACCAAGTTGATCACGGGTTTTTAGATTTAATTCAACACTACAACCCTAACGCCGAATCCCAACAATTGCCTAAACAGCTGTTGACGTCAGATCAGAAAATTAACGGGTTAACCACAAAATGTGTGCGCGAAGGTGAATTATGGGTTGTGAGCGCGCGCCCCACCCATCGCTTAGATCAACTGACCGAGCGAGAGTGGCAAGTGGTAGACGGTGTGCGCTCGGGCAAATCCTTCAAGACGATTGCCAAGGAGCTCGAGCTCTCGGCCTCGACGGTGTCCAACCACCTGTACCGAATCTACCGAAAACTCGGTATTAATCATCGAAACGAATTATTGCAATTGTGCGCCGAACGGAAATAAAAAACGGCGCCAAAAGGCGCCGTCTGTTAACCAACAACAAGCTGTTAAAAGGCTAACAAATACGCGTCGTATTCCATCCGCGTCACAGTGTGACGGAACTCGTCTAACTCTTGACGCTTGGCCGCTAAATAGGAGCG
Encoded proteins:
- a CDS encoding response regulator transcription factor, whose amino-acid sequence is MPAIDKLIARLYRATADVPAAKFRAWALEAVRSELPFDAAIWATGHHSTLKFHTKTCLDVDANILDDLLAWRDINPIGHYFFVDKMQAGANLDLSGLNSRFGQAVTMAELVSDEVFYKSPLYTRCFKPRSIERILSSLHLHERSGTFSLLSLYRFDRDHPFSDAEKALQQQLLFHLLESERHAFYLRLQSLQPQPGECFALTDSEGIYYQVDHGFLDLIQHYNPNAESQQLPKQLLTSDQKINGLTTKCVREGELWVVSARPTHRLDQLTEREWQVVDGVRSGKSFKTIAKELELSASTVSNHLYRIYRKLGINHRNELLQLCAERK